One region of Bombus affinis isolate iyBomAffi1 chromosome 5, iyBomAffi1.2, whole genome shotgun sequence genomic DNA includes:
- the LOC126916741 gene encoding uncharacterized protein LOC126916741 isoform X1: MLSKYLIIAISLVCVTECATQVYKSQSVETAVVIKPAVVNDDFITQTVYGFLDFTTTIGNTVMVFSPQSAPADGGKEKKSSVSIIQTKPSETKEKAPPAIQPSKTFKTNSEEETKKQAKGTKVVVNSVIEQNVINSEDSGLRTVKNQEPKTQTQVMTKSPVISSQVQVKSKDEAPVVKNNLAEPEYDFLSKQPAEVVDETYKLINLRPSSKPHGKPRPTGRREKENPTGLVTKLGGTIVKDGLTTVHETSVIGTYINGKYAQVLQSSSRILSGAPPVHEGKIRPSSTHRILKTIGPQQGKLKPQLEPTPTAQQEESSLPLEVLFSSPAGSTVRSTRKNSSPNLSRPKFRNKINDDYDGSGEVQQTKPGKNRSSTTSRPSYKNRSPPTTTTEPPVTRRRSSFRPSNQPSLPSKQSNKNKNEQQPVSPNPVPKLKLPRTQGRWSYKTTPKPRIAIRKQMEVEDEQRSVSETSTTENPVNVDDSKTTASSVSTSTAATAVAPGQQVNAQRKIQEAVNDDELDPSESEDVASVSVQDQHPEQILPIETVNVEISTAADMSNVYFEIATIKSPYTFQVGTLRNTRYVTVTSTLKKSFSTIDPSSTVSPSEPLTENLLANTAAAYETTLPLDSAVATLPAISLESGQATPPLETLTETFSTTQTLLKTHLLPVIHGGNTTKLTLVQTYNIARVVTAIKTLPPMDIYQFIPSKALNEFNSKLDEAGSELHLELDVGDEDRDDDDIPKRVVAPNSDMDSDLEPFKSISSSKAKSETPSTSIEPHLTPDQLALLKYFGQQQPQVITTSRPVVVLDTLYESHVIPVVNNGNTIYSTLSRPVGTVPRTSYEYGTSTIAPVLPPQLPPQLPPQLPLFPQQPQFTVTSAPLITQTFATVSDSKILKLTFGAKTAYTTLFSSRVVPTEITTYVTSTIPVQPTVPAFPGYYPPPVGYPPFPFVG, translated from the exons ATGCTGTCGAAATATTTGATTATTGCCATATCTTTAGTATGCG TTACAGAATGTGCGACCCAAGTTTACAAGAGTCAGTCAGTCGAGACCGCTGTAGTGATCAAACCGGCGGTTGTGAACGATGACTTTATTACACAAACCGTCTATGGATTCTTGGATTTCACTACCACGATCGGAAACACGGTGATGGTGTTCAGCCCACAAAGCGCGCCAGCAG ACgggggaaaagaaaagaaaagcagCGTTTCTATTATTCAAACGAAACCGAGCGAGACGAAAGAAAAAGCGCCTCCTGCTATTCAACCAAGCAAGACGTTCAAGACAAATTCCGAGGAAGAAACAAAAAAGCAAGCTAAAGGCACGAAGGTTGTTGTAAATTCAGTGATCGAGCAGAATGTCATTAATTCTGAGGATAGTGGATTAAGAACTGTAAAAAATCAG GAACCGAAGACTCAAACACAGGTAATGACAAAGAGTCCTGTGATATCTTCGCAAGTGCAGGTAAAGTCAAAGGACGAAGCACCAGTCGTTAAGAATAATCTTGCGGAACCTGAATACGACTTCCTATCGAAGCAACCTGCAGAAGTAGTTGATGAGACGTACAAG TTAATTAATCTGAGACCCTCTTCGAAACCCCATGGAAAACCTAGACCTACCGGtcgacgagagaaagagaatccAACTGGTCTAGTTACGAAGCTCGGTGGCACTATTGTTAAAGATGGATTGACCACTGTTCACGAAACTAGCGTGATTGGTACTTACATAAACGGGAAATACGCTCAGGTGCTTCAAAGCTCGTCGAGAATTCTTTCCGGCGCTCCGCCAGTTCATGAAGGGAAAATTCGTCCCTCTAGTACGCATAGAATATTAAAAACTATTGGACCGCAGCAAGGAAAGCTGAAACCACAACTTGAACCTACACCAACGGCGCAGCAAGAAGAATCGTCGTTACCCTTGGAAGTTTTGTTTAGTTCCCCAGCTG GTTCCACAGTAAGGAGCACACGGAAAAACTCAAGCCCAAATTTATCACGACCGAAGTTCCGCAACAAAATTAACGATGATTACGATGGCAGTGGTGAGGTGCAACAAACGAAGCCGGGTAAAAATCGAAGCAGTACCACCTCAAGGCCAAGTTATAA AAATCGAAGTCCTCCAACAACAACCACAGAACCACCTGTTACTCGTCGCCGCAGCAGCTTTCGACCAAGTAATCAACCAAGTTTGCCTTCGAAGCAGAGCAATAAGAATAAAAACGAACAACAACCGGTTAGCCCTAATCCTGTGCCGAAGTTGAAGCTACCAAGAACACAAGGGCGTTGGTCTTACAAGACGACTCCTAAACCAAGAATCGCTATTCGAAAACAGATGGAAGTCGAGGACGAACAACGTTCGGTATCAGAAACCAGCACAACTGAGAATCCGGTGAACGTCGACGACAGCAAAACTACCGCATCTTCCGTTTCCACGTCTACGGCGGCGACTGCTGTTGCGCCAGGTCAACAGGTCAATGCTCAGAGAAAAATTCAAGAAGCGGTAAACGATGACGAATTGGATCCGAGCGAAAGCGAGGATGTTGCCAGTGTCAGCGTTCAAGATCAACATCCTGAACAAATTTTACCGATCGAAACTGTCAACGTTGAAATCTCCACAGCTGCGGATATGAGTAACGTGTACTTCGAAATTGCCACTATTAAGTCACCATACACTTTCCAG GTTGGAACATTGAGAAATACTCGCTACGTGACAGTAACTTCAACACTGAAGAAATCATTTTCAACGATAGATCCATCCAGCACGGTGTCACCATCAGAGCCGCTAACCGAGAATCTCCTAGCAAATACCGCAGCAGCGTATGAAACGACCTTACCATTAGATTCTGCCGTGGCGACACTGCCAGCTATATCTTTAGAATCTGGCCAAGCGACTCCACCTTTGGAGACTTTGACCGAGACCTTCTCTACTACGCAAACTCTACTCAAAACTCATCTACTTCCTGTAATACACGGTGGTAATACAACCAAACTGACGCTCGTGCAAACGTACAATATCGCACGTGTGGTCACTGCTATAAAGACTTTGCCACCAATGGATATATATCAGTTTATTCCCAGCAAAGCATTGAATGAGTTTAACTCGAAGCTGGACGAAGCAGGTAGCGAACTTCATCTAGAATTAGATGTCGGTGACGAAGACAGAGATGACGATGATATTCCCAAAAGGGTAGTGGCTCCAAACAGCGACATGGATTCTGATCTAGAACCTTTCAAATCAATTTCATCTTCGAAAGCAAAATCAGAAACTCCGAGCACTTCCATCGAACCGCACTTGACTCCCGATCAACTGGCTCTATTGAAATATTTCGGTCAACAGCAGCCACAGGTGATCACCACTTCACGACCGGTCGTCGTTCTCGACACGCTTTACGAGTCCCACGTGATCCCGGTAGTGAACAACGGCAATACGATTTATTCGACGTTATCCAGGCCAGTTGGCACTGTGCCACGAACATCATATGAATACGGAACGTCCACGATTGCACCGGTTCTGCCACCGCAATTACCACCGCAACTGCCACCACAATTGCCGCTATTTCCACAGCAACCGCAGTTCACTGTGACAAGCGCTCCTCTGATCACGCAAACGTTCGCGACGGTGTCCGATTCGAAAATTCTGAAGCTGACATTCGGAGCGAAAACGGCGTACACCACGTTGTTCTCGAGCAGGGTTGTGCCAACCGAGATTACCACTTATGTTACGAGCACCATACCCGTGCAACCGACAGTCCCAGCCTTCCCAGGTTATTATCCTCCGCCTGTTGGCTACCCGCCTTTCCCATTTGTAGGATAA
- the LOC126916741 gene encoding uncharacterized protein LOC126916741 isoform X2: MMQIALHVEELWDEGETRPDQNLEPKTQTQVMTKSPVISSQVQVKSKDEAPVVKNNLAEPEYDFLSKQPAEVVDETYKLINLRPSSKPHGKPRPTGRREKENPTGLVTKLGGTIVKDGLTTVHETSVIGTYINGKYAQVLQSSSRILSGAPPVHEGKIRPSSTHRILKTIGPQQGKLKPQLEPTPTAQQEESSLPLEVLFSSPAGSTVRSTRKNSSPNLSRPKFRNKINDDYDGSGEVQQTKPGKNRSSTTSRPSYKNRSPPTTTTEPPVTRRRSSFRPSNQPSLPSKQSNKNKNEQQPVSPNPVPKLKLPRTQGRWSYKTTPKPRIAIRKQMEVEDEQRSVSETSTTENPVNVDDSKTTASSVSTSTAATAVAPGQQVNAQRKIQEAVNDDELDPSESEDVASVSVQDQHPEQILPIETVNVEISTAADMSNVYFEIATIKSPYTFQVGTLRNTRYVTVTSTLKKSFSTIDPSSTVSPSEPLTENLLANTAAAYETTLPLDSAVATLPAISLESGQATPPLETLTETFSTTQTLLKTHLLPVIHGGNTTKLTLVQTYNIARVVTAIKTLPPMDIYQFIPSKALNEFNSKLDEAGSELHLELDVGDEDRDDDDIPKRVVAPNSDMDSDLEPFKSISSSKAKSETPSTSIEPHLTPDQLALLKYFGQQQPQVITTSRPVVVLDTLYESHVIPVVNNGNTIYSTLSRPVGTVPRTSYEYGTSTIAPVLPPQLPPQLPPQLPLFPQQPQFTVTSAPLITQTFATVSDSKILKLTFGAKTAYTTLFSSRVVPTEITTYVTSTIPVQPTVPAFPGYYPPPVGYPPFPFVG, translated from the exons ATGATGCAAATCGCACTTCATGTAGAAGAACTTTGGGACGAAGGTGAAACACGTCCAGACCAAAATCTT GAACCGAAGACTCAAACACAGGTAATGACAAAGAGTCCTGTGATATCTTCGCAAGTGCAGGTAAAGTCAAAGGACGAAGCACCAGTCGTTAAGAATAATCTTGCGGAACCTGAATACGACTTCCTATCGAAGCAACCTGCAGAAGTAGTTGATGAGACGTACAAG TTAATTAATCTGAGACCCTCTTCGAAACCCCATGGAAAACCTAGACCTACCGGtcgacgagagaaagagaatccAACTGGTCTAGTTACGAAGCTCGGTGGCACTATTGTTAAAGATGGATTGACCACTGTTCACGAAACTAGCGTGATTGGTACTTACATAAACGGGAAATACGCTCAGGTGCTTCAAAGCTCGTCGAGAATTCTTTCCGGCGCTCCGCCAGTTCATGAAGGGAAAATTCGTCCCTCTAGTACGCATAGAATATTAAAAACTATTGGACCGCAGCAAGGAAAGCTGAAACCACAACTTGAACCTACACCAACGGCGCAGCAAGAAGAATCGTCGTTACCCTTGGAAGTTTTGTTTAGTTCCCCAGCTG GTTCCACAGTAAGGAGCACACGGAAAAACTCAAGCCCAAATTTATCACGACCGAAGTTCCGCAACAAAATTAACGATGATTACGATGGCAGTGGTGAGGTGCAACAAACGAAGCCGGGTAAAAATCGAAGCAGTACCACCTCAAGGCCAAGTTATAA AAATCGAAGTCCTCCAACAACAACCACAGAACCACCTGTTACTCGTCGCCGCAGCAGCTTTCGACCAAGTAATCAACCAAGTTTGCCTTCGAAGCAGAGCAATAAGAATAAAAACGAACAACAACCGGTTAGCCCTAATCCTGTGCCGAAGTTGAAGCTACCAAGAACACAAGGGCGTTGGTCTTACAAGACGACTCCTAAACCAAGAATCGCTATTCGAAAACAGATGGAAGTCGAGGACGAACAACGTTCGGTATCAGAAACCAGCACAACTGAGAATCCGGTGAACGTCGACGACAGCAAAACTACCGCATCTTCCGTTTCCACGTCTACGGCGGCGACTGCTGTTGCGCCAGGTCAACAGGTCAATGCTCAGAGAAAAATTCAAGAAGCGGTAAACGATGACGAATTGGATCCGAGCGAAAGCGAGGATGTTGCCAGTGTCAGCGTTCAAGATCAACATCCTGAACAAATTTTACCGATCGAAACTGTCAACGTTGAAATCTCCACAGCTGCGGATATGAGTAACGTGTACTTCGAAATTGCCACTATTAAGTCACCATACACTTTCCAG GTTGGAACATTGAGAAATACTCGCTACGTGACAGTAACTTCAACACTGAAGAAATCATTTTCAACGATAGATCCATCCAGCACGGTGTCACCATCAGAGCCGCTAACCGAGAATCTCCTAGCAAATACCGCAGCAGCGTATGAAACGACCTTACCATTAGATTCTGCCGTGGCGACACTGCCAGCTATATCTTTAGAATCTGGCCAAGCGACTCCACCTTTGGAGACTTTGACCGAGACCTTCTCTACTACGCAAACTCTACTCAAAACTCATCTACTTCCTGTAATACACGGTGGTAATACAACCAAACTGACGCTCGTGCAAACGTACAATATCGCACGTGTGGTCACTGCTATAAAGACTTTGCCACCAATGGATATATATCAGTTTATTCCCAGCAAAGCATTGAATGAGTTTAACTCGAAGCTGGACGAAGCAGGTAGCGAACTTCATCTAGAATTAGATGTCGGTGACGAAGACAGAGATGACGATGATATTCCCAAAAGGGTAGTGGCTCCAAACAGCGACATGGATTCTGATCTAGAACCTTTCAAATCAATTTCATCTTCGAAAGCAAAATCAGAAACTCCGAGCACTTCCATCGAACCGCACTTGACTCCCGATCAACTGGCTCTATTGAAATATTTCGGTCAACAGCAGCCACAGGTGATCACCACTTCACGACCGGTCGTCGTTCTCGACACGCTTTACGAGTCCCACGTGATCCCGGTAGTGAACAACGGCAATACGATTTATTCGACGTTATCCAGGCCAGTTGGCACTGTGCCACGAACATCATATGAATACGGAACGTCCACGATTGCACCGGTTCTGCCACCGCAATTACCACCGCAACTGCCACCACAATTGCCGCTATTTCCACAGCAACCGCAGTTCACTGTGACAAGCGCTCCTCTGATCACGCAAACGTTCGCGACGGTGTCCGATTCGAAAATTCTGAAGCTGACATTCGGAGCGAAAACGGCGTACACCACGTTGTTCTCGAGCAGGGTTGTGCCAACCGAGATTACCACTTATGTTACGAGCACCATACCCGTGCAACCGACAGTCCCAGCCTTCCCAGGTTATTATCCTCCGCCTGTTGGCTACCCGCCTTTCCCATTTGTAGGATAA